The following proteins are co-located in the Streptococcus anginosus genome:
- a CDS encoding ABC transporter permease — MKQTLIVIKETYLRHVKSWSFVFMVISPFIFIGLSMGVGYLSSMSNSNSNRVAVVSDNAQVKEALKDTKNLDFDYKNKAAAKKAVKDGDVGGYLLVSEADGQIKATYFADTSMSSATKIEITQKLMQLQQVANISQANLSANQVKLLSRAIDFKEKIDEKKEAKKATQTIVATAIGLVLYMILIVYTSSTAQEIASEKGTKIMEVIFSSIKASEYFYGRMAGIFAVILTHVSIYVIGAVLLLAFSDQISFVKEFLDANPNLMKHLGEAISFNTIAFITLSVFLFVVLSAFLGSMVTRIEDVGKAVQPVVMLILLGFLGVTALGNAGDTILLKVGSFIPFISTFFMPFRAINGYANGLEAWISFAISFVFTLGMTVYIGRIYSSLILQTDDIGIWKSFKKALAYH, encoded by the coding sequence ATGAAACAGACTTTAATTGTTATCAAAGAAACCTATCTTCGTCATGTCAAGTCATGGAGTTTTGTCTTCATGGTTATTTCGCCTTTCATTTTTATCGGTCTGAGTATGGGAGTTGGTTATCTTTCCTCCATGTCAAATAGTAATTCTAACCGTGTCGCAGTTGTATCAGACAATGCTCAAGTGAAGGAAGCTCTGAAAGATACTAAGAATCTGGATTTCGATTATAAAAATAAAGCAGCAGCTAAGAAAGCTGTAAAAGATGGCGATGTTGGCGGATATTTGCTAGTATCAGAAGCAGACGGGCAAATCAAGGCAACTTATTTTGCAGATACGAGCATGAGTAGTGCTACAAAAATTGAAATTACACAGAAACTGATGCAGTTGCAACAGGTTGCAAATATTAGCCAAGCTAATTTATCAGCTAATCAAGTGAAGCTACTTTCAAGAGCTATTGATTTCAAAGAAAAGATTGATGAGAAGAAAGAAGCGAAGAAGGCCACTCAAACGATTGTCGCAACAGCAATTGGTCTTGTACTTTATATGATTCTCATTGTTTACACAAGCTCAACTGCTCAAGAAATTGCAAGCGAAAAAGGGACGAAGATTATGGAGGTTATTTTCTCCAGTATCAAGGCTTCTGAATATTTCTATGGTCGAATGGCAGGAATTTTTGCAGTTATCTTGACCCATGTCAGCATTTATGTAATCGGCGCTGTGCTGTTGCTTGCTTTTTCAGACCAGATTTCTTTTGTAAAAGAATTCTTAGATGCCAATCCAAATCTGATGAAGCATTTGGGAGAAGCAATTTCCTTTAATACCATTGCTTTCATTACTTTGAGTGTCTTTTTGTTCGTTGTCCTGTCTGCCTTTTTAGGCTCGATGGTAACAAGAATTGAAGATGTTGGGAAAGCTGTTCAGCCTGTTGTGATGCTGATTCTCCTTGGATTTTTGGGAGTGACGGCTCTTGGAAACGCTGGTGACACAATTTTGCTTAAAGTTGGTTCTTTTATCCCATTCATTTCGACTTTCTTTATGCCCTTCCGTGCCATTAACGGTTATGCAAATGGGCTGGAAGCTTGGATTTCATTTGCCATTTCCTTTGTCTTTACCTTAGGAATGACAGTTTATATCGGTCGGATTTACTCCAGCTTAATTTTACAAACAGATGATATTGGCATTTGGAAGAGCTTCAAAAAAGCTTTAGCTTATCATTAA
- a CDS encoding ABC transporter ATP-binding protein: protein MTAIVELKNATKIVNTGVEEEKVILNDVSLDIFEHDFITILGGNGAGKSTLFNVIAGTLPLTSGSIYILGENVTSYSPEKRAKYLSRVFQDPKMGTAPRMTVAENLLIAKFRGEKRRLVPRRLSHYRKEFQGTIDKIGNGLEKHLDTPIEFLSGGQRQALSLLMATLKRPELLLLDEHTAALDPKTSVALMSLTDEFVNRDQLTALMITHHMEDALKYGNRLIVMKDGQIIQDLHQEEKAKMTIADYYSLFE from the coding sequence ATGACAGCAATTGTAGAATTAAAAAACGCGACAAAAATTGTCAACACAGGTGTTGAGGAAGAAAAGGTCATTTTGAATGATGTTTCACTGGATATTTTTGAGCATGACTTCATTACGATTTTAGGCGGAAATGGGGCAGGGAAATCCACGCTTTTCAATGTCATTGCAGGAACATTACCATTGACGAGTGGCAGCATTTATATTCTAGGTGAAAATGTGACCAGTTATTCACCAGAAAAACGGGCTAAGTATCTGTCACGCGTCTTTCAAGACCCAAAGATGGGAACAGCTCCGCGCATGACGGTGGCAGAAAACCTATTGATTGCTAAATTTCGTGGTGAAAAACGCCGTCTAGTGCCACGCCGTCTGAGCCATTATCGCAAAGAATTTCAGGGGACGATAGACAAAATCGGCAATGGTTTAGAAAAACACTTAGATACGCCGATTGAATTTCTCTCGGGTGGGCAAAGACAGGCTTTGAGTCTTTTAATGGCGACTCTCAAACGCCCTGAGCTGTTGCTTTTGGATGAACATACAGCAGCGCTTGACCCCAAAACCAGTGTGGCATTGATGAGTCTGACAGATGAATTTGTAAATCGTGATCAACTGACTGCTCTCATGATTACCCACCATATGGAAGATGCTCTCAAATACGGAAATCGCTTGATTGTCATGAAAGACGGACAAATTATCCAAGATTTACATCAAGAAGAGAAAGCGAAAATGACGATTGCGGATTATTACAGCTTATTTGAATAA
- a CDS encoding ABC transporter permease: MIISIVSQGLVWAILGLGIFMTFRILNFPDMTTEGSFPLGGAVAVTLISKGINPFLATAAAILAGCLAGMVTGLLYTKGKIPTLLSGILVMTSCHSIMLMLMGRANLGLLGTKQIQDFLPFSGELNNLLTGLIFVSLVIVALLFFLDTKLGQAYIATGDNPDMARSFGIHTGRMELMGLVLSNGVIALAGALIAQQEGYADVSRGIGVIVVGLASLIIGEVIFTSLTLAERLLTIVVGSIFYQFLIWGVIALGFNTSYLRLYSAVILAICLMIPTFKNKFFKGVKLSK; the protein is encoded by the coding sequence ATGATTATTTCAATTGTCTCACAAGGACTTGTTTGGGCTATTTTAGGCTTGGGGATTTTTATGACCTTCCGCATTTTAAACTTCCCTGATATGACAACAGAAGGCTCTTTTCCGTTGGGCGGAGCAGTGGCAGTTACGCTAATTAGTAAGGGAATCAATCCTTTTCTAGCAACTGCTGCTGCCATTCTAGCTGGCTGTCTGGCAGGCATGGTAACAGGGCTGCTCTATACTAAGGGGAAAATTCCTACTCTCCTTTCGGGGATTTTGGTCATGACTTCCTGCCATTCTATTATGCTTATGTTAATGGGGCGGGCTAATCTTGGACTTCTTGGAACGAAGCAAATTCAGGACTTTCTACCGTTTTCTGGCGAATTAAACAATCTTCTGACAGGATTGATTTTTGTCAGTTTGGTAATTGTAGCATTGCTTTTTTTCCTAGATACAAAATTGGGTCAAGCTTATATTGCCACAGGAGATAATCCGGATATGGCAAGGAGTTTTGGCATTCATACAGGACGAATGGAGTTAATGGGTCTGGTGCTGTCTAATGGTGTCATTGCCTTAGCTGGCGCCCTTATTGCCCAGCAAGAAGGTTATGCGGATGTCTCGCGCGGGATTGGTGTCATTGTTGTGGGGCTTGCCAGTCTCATTATCGGAGAGGTGATTTTTACCAGCCTGACATTGGCAGAACGCCTATTGACGATTGTTGTCGGTTCTATTTTCTATCAATTCCTGATTTGGGGCGTGATTGCGCTTGGCTTTAATACCAGCTATCTTCGCCTTTACAGTGCGGTTATCTTGGCAATTTGTCTCATGATTCCGACTTTCAAAAATAAATTCTTTAAAGGAGTCAAGTTAAGCAAATGA
- a CDS encoding ABC transporter ATP-binding protein — MLEIQNLEKSFGQKQVLFGVDFRAESGQILGLIGKNGAGKTTIFHSILRFLEYSGNITFDKQPISQETYRKIGYLPEERSLMPKLTVYEQVRYLANLKGVPNAVVKEKLPQWMERLQVKGKVTDKIKSLSKGNQQKVQLIITLLHEPNLIILDEPFSGLDPVNTEILKQVIIEEKERGATIIFSDHVMTNVEELCDDVVMIRDGKVILDGSVQEVRNQYGKTRLFVSSSLSQTELEALPHVSKVNLTNQGTWRLILDDEAAGKELFDLLTKGQYIETFDQQAPTIDEIFKLESGVEV; from the coding sequence ATGCTTGAAATTCAAAATTTAGAAAAAAGTTTTGGGCAAAAACAAGTGCTATTTGGTGTTGATTTCAGGGCTGAATCAGGGCAAATCCTCGGTTTGATTGGAAAGAATGGTGCGGGGAAAACTACGATTTTCCATAGTATTCTGCGTTTTTTAGAATACAGCGGAAACATTACATTTGATAAGCAACCGATTTCTCAGGAGACTTATCGGAAAATTGGTTATTTACCAGAAGAGCGAAGCCTGATGCCCAAGTTGACTGTCTATGAGCAAGTGCGGTATTTGGCAAATTTAAAGGGAGTACCAAATGCAGTTGTGAAAGAAAAATTACCTCAGTGGATGGAGCGCTTGCAAGTCAAAGGCAAAGTGACCGATAAAATCAAGAGCTTGTCTAAAGGGAATCAACAAAAGGTTCAGCTGATTATCACACTCTTGCATGAACCAAATTTGATTATCCTAGACGAGCCATTTAGTGGTTTGGATCCTGTGAATACCGAGATTTTGAAACAGGTCATTATTGAGGAAAAAGAGCGTGGAGCAACGATTATTTTCTCTGACCATGTGATGACCAATGTGGAAGAATTGTGTGATGATGTTGTTATGATTCGTGATGGGAAAGTCATTTTGGATGGCAGCGTGCAGGAAGTTCGTAATCAATACGGCAAAACACGTCTCTTTGTGTCTAGCTCGCTGTCTCAAACGGAATTAGAAGCACTTCCTCACGTAAGTAAAGTCAATCTAACCAACCAGGGAACATGGCGATTGATATTAGATGACGAAGCAGCTGGTAAGGAATTGTTTGACTTGTTGACTAAAGGACAATATATTGAAACTTTTGACCAACAAGCTCCAACAATTGATGAAATCTTTAAGTTAGAATCAGGGGTGGAAGTATGA
- the rexB gene encoding ATP-dependent nuclease subunit B, whose product MKLLYTDIRNPLTKILVKEAERLAQAGKRVFYIAPNSLSFEKERAVLSLLENHASFAITVTRFAQMARYFVLNNVQQGRPLDDIGLGMLFYKVLSEMDEHDLRVYGGIRTDAQFIQQLVELYHELQAAQMTFSDLDYLDEDEKKADLIKILQLVMYQLNQSEFISESNIMVFANHITAGDVDKELQGLALVIDGFTRFSAEEAYLIELLHSKGVEIIIGVYASEKAYRATFREGNLYQASVDFLRHLANEYEVKPEYRPAKQPDDAFGNISKLLESRYDFSDVELELTEQDRSHVQIWSTVNQKEELEYVAKSIRQRVHDGARYKDIRLLLGDVEAYRLQLKTIFDQYQIPFYLGRSESMAHHPLVQFIEALVRLKHYNFRTEDLLNLLKTGLYGHLKQEELDLFEQYIRFADVRGMSKFSKEFTHNQHQKFDLIHINQLRKKIVTPLLEFFKSRSQTATGLLQKFHQFLTTTSLSQNFAGLVDSTNPQDQERQEEVWKAFCHVLEQFASVFSTSKVKLDDFLTLVQSGMLLSNYRTIPATVDVVTVQSYDLIEPLSSPFVYAVGLTQDCFPKIVQNKSLLSDEERLRLNEATDAHSELLIAAQENLQKNRFVALSLLNAATERLVLSTPQIVNEIENNISPYLLELHEQPIGLPIEVKRPQATSDDIGTYRALLARIIELNQGDIDRERSLTEKEQTFWSVAVRVLRKKLESEGISIPNVTSKLETETLSTQTLQALYPPHQAFQLSTSALTEFYRNQYAYFLKYVLALQEEMTIHPDVRSHGNFLHRVFEKVMQDSSSEPFDNRLEKAIQEASQEAEFEALYTENAEALFAHEVLLDTARATGRVLERNDLVETIQEEAVFGQEETNVLTLSDGRNLQIRGKVDRIDRLKIDGSLGVVDYKSSDTNFDFQKFFNGLNSQLPTYLAALKQESWMNEEVHAFGAMYLQMTNPLVPLAKTKSRGDAVKEAMKNLEYKGLFLFEQARQLNGLYDKKKVNLLSQEELETLLAYNALLYRRAAEQILAGHFYINPYTENGKSIAPFVEQYKSITGFEANLHLSSARHLVKLDSHPTGEKKRQAWIEKMKEELEK is encoded by the coding sequence ATGAAATTACTTTATACTGATATTCGCAATCCCTTAACGAAGATTTTGGTAAAAGAAGCAGAGCGCTTGGCACAGGCAGGCAAGCGCGTGTTTTATATTGCCCCTAACTCTCTTTCATTTGAAAAGGAGAGGGCTGTTTTGAGTCTTTTAGAAAACCACGCTTCGTTTGCTATTACAGTGACACGTTTTGCGCAGATGGCGCGTTATTTTGTCCTCAATAATGTGCAGCAAGGCAGACCATTAGACGATATTGGTTTGGGAATGCTGTTTTACAAAGTCTTATCAGAAATGGATGAGCACGATTTGCGGGTGTACGGTGGCATTCGGACGGATGCGCAATTTATTCAGCAATTGGTTGAGCTTTATCATGAATTGCAAGCTGCTCAGATGACCTTTTCGGATTTGGACTATCTAGATGAGGATGAGAAAAAAGCAGATTTGATCAAGATTTTACAGCTAGTGATGTATCAGCTTAATCAGAGTGAATTTATTTCTGAGTCAAATATTATGGTCTTTGCCAATCATATTACAGCAGGTGATGTAGATAAAGAATTGCAAGGATTGGCTTTGGTCATTGACGGTTTTACACGTTTTTCAGCTGAAGAAGCTTATTTGATCGAGCTTTTGCATAGCAAGGGTGTGGAAATCATTATTGGTGTTTATGCCAGTGAGAAGGCATACCGTGCGACTTTTCGAGAGGGTAATCTGTATCAGGCTAGCGTGGATTTCTTGCGCCATTTGGCAAATGAGTATGAAGTGAAACCTGAATATAGACCTGCAAAGCAGCCAGATGATGCTTTTGGAAACATTTCAAAACTGCTAGAAAGCCGCTATGATTTCTCAGATGTTGAGCTGGAGCTGACGGAGCAAGACCGTTCGCATGTACAGATTTGGTCGACTGTCAATCAAAAAGAAGAACTGGAATATGTGGCGAAAAGCATTCGCCAGCGAGTTCATGATGGTGCTCGCTACAAAGATATTCGCTTACTTTTGGGAGATGTGGAAGCCTATCGTTTGCAGTTAAAGACGATTTTTGATCAGTATCAGATTCCTTTTTATTTGGGGCGAAGCGAGTCCATGGCACATCACCCTTTGGTGCAGTTTATTGAAGCGTTAGTGCGTTTAAAACACTACAATTTTCGAACGGAAGATTTGCTCAATCTCTTAAAAACAGGTCTTTATGGTCATTTAAAGCAAGAAGAACTAGACTTGTTTGAGCAATATATCCGTTTTGCAGACGTGAGAGGAATGAGTAAGTTTTCTAAAGAATTTACTCACAATCAGCATCAAAAATTTGACCTGATTCACATCAATCAATTAAGAAAAAAAATAGTCACTCCGCTTTTGGAATTTTTCAAATCTCGTAGTCAAACTGCGACAGGTTTGCTTCAAAAATTTCATCAATTTTTAACGACAACTTCTCTTTCTCAGAATTTTGCTGGTTTAGTAGATTCTACGAATCCGCAAGATCAGGAAAGACAAGAAGAAGTCTGGAAGGCTTTTTGTCATGTTTTGGAACAATTTGCCAGTGTCTTTTCAACCAGCAAGGTCAAGCTAGATGATTTTCTGACTCTGGTGCAGTCAGGAATGCTGTTATCCAACTATCGGACTATTCCAGCAACAGTGGACGTTGTGACCGTTCAATCTTATGATTTGATTGAGCCCTTGTCAAGTCCTTTTGTCTATGCTGTTGGTTTGACCCAAGACTGTTTTCCAAAAATTGTGCAAAACAAGAGTCTCTTGTCAGATGAAGAACGATTACGATTAAATGAAGCGACTGATGCGCATTCGGAATTGCTGATTGCTGCTCAGGAAAATCTCCAGAAAAATCGTTTTGTCGCTTTGTCGCTTCTGAATGCTGCAACAGAGAGGTTGGTGCTTTCTACTCCTCAGATTGTCAATGAAATAGAGAACAACATTTCTCCATATTTGTTAGAATTGCATGAACAACCAATTGGGCTGCCGATTGAAGTGAAGCGTCCGCAGGCAACAAGTGATGATATTGGTACTTATCGTGCTTTGTTGGCGAGAATTATTGAGTTGAATCAAGGGGATATTGATCGAGAGCGCTCTTTGACGGAGAAAGAGCAGACTTTTTGGTCAGTTGCTGTGCGGGTTCTGCGCAAAAAATTGGAAAGTGAAGGCATTTCGATTCCTAATGTAACGTCAAAACTTGAAACAGAAACCTTGTCAACGCAGACATTGCAAGCTCTTTATCCGCCTCATCAAGCATTTCAGCTATCTACTTCAGCTTTGACAGAATTCTACCGCAATCAATATGCTTATTTTTTGAAGTATGTCTTGGCTTTGCAGGAAGAAATGACGATTCACCCAGATGTGCGCAGTCATGGAAATTTCCTGCATCGTGTGTTTGAAAAAGTCATGCAAGATTCGTCAAGTGAGCCATTTGATAATCGTCTAGAAAAAGCCATTCAAGAAGCGAGTCAGGAAGCGGAATTTGAAGCTCTTTATACAGAAAATGCAGAAGCTTTGTTTGCTCACGAAGTTTTGCTGGACACCGCGCGTGCGACAGGGCGTGTTCTAGAAAGAAATGATTTAGTAGAAACCATTCAAGAAGAAGCTGTTTTCGGTCAAGAAGAAACAAATGTTCTAACCTTGTCAGACGGACGCAACCTTCAAATTCGAGGGAAAGTTGACCGCATTGACCGTTTGAAGATAGATGGCAGTCTAGGCGTTGTTGACTATAAATCAAGCGATACGAATTTTGATTTTCAGAAATTTTTCAATGGCTTAAATTCTCAATTACCTACCTATCTAGCAGCTTTGAAACAAGAGTCGTGGATGAATGAAGAAGTGCATGCTTTTGGTGCTATGTATCTGCAGATGACCAATCCACTTGTGCCTTTAGCAAAGACGAAGTCGCGAGGCGACGCTGTCAAAGAAGCAATGAAGAACCTAGAATACAAAGGTCTGTTCTTGTTTGAGCAGGCTCGTCAGCTGAATGGTTTGTATGATAAAAAGAAAGTGAATCTGTTGAGTCAAGAGGAATTGGAGACATTGTTGGCTTATAATGCACTCTTGTATCGCCGTGCTGCTGAGCAGATTTTGGCAGGGCATTTTTACATCAATCCTTATACGGAGAATGGCAAAAGTATTGCACCTTTTGTGGAGCAGTACAAGTCCATTACGGGATTTGAAGCGAACCTTCACCTCTCTAGCGCCCGCCATTTGGTTAAGTTAGATAGTCACCCGACAGGTGAAAAGAAGCGTCAAGCATGGATAGAAAAGATGAAGGAGGAGCTAGAAAAATGA
- a CDS encoding YdbC family protein, whose amino-acid sequence MSEFKFEIEEKLLVLSENDKGWTKELNRVSFNGAPAKYDIRSWSPDHTKMGKGITLSNEEFQVLVDAFKA is encoded by the coding sequence ATGTCAGAATTCAAATTTGAGATAGAAGAAAAGTTATTGGTATTGTCAGAAAATGATAAAGGCTGGACGAAAGAGCTGAATCGTGTGAGCTTCAATGGTGCGCCAGCCAAATACGATATCCGTAGTTGGAGTCCTGACCATACAAAAATGGGGAAAGGGATTACGCTCTCCAATGAAGAATTTCAAGTATTAGTGGATGCTTTTAAGGCTTAG
- the addA gene encoding helicase-exonuclease AddAB subunit AddA, whose translation MRQIPFLSQEEIYTLQDQEAQSNKAQKRTPEQIEAIYSSGQNILVSASAGSGKTFVMVQRIIDQILRGVRIDHLFISTFTVKAASELKERLEKELSKALKATGDEELKQHLSQQLADIPNADIGTMDSFTQKVLNKYGYLLELAPNFRILQNASEQLLLQNEVFEQVFEEFYQSDQAALFKKLVKNFTGQRKDLLGFREQIYKIYAFLQSTSSPIAWLEKDFLKGYERADFQEEKAQLLAQTKEVLFDLEEFFHYHLANEAKEFPKAKYLENVQSVLDCLVSLQEQSSEEAYLTALDRIVEISRASNGKALTNSGRKEELKEIISAYNEKRKEKIQVLRDLADQFYRFEFQVTYHEEAKEILLVLQQFMKSFVTSYLQRKKEENAFEFADINHFAIQILEEFPDVRHFYRTKYHEVMVDEYQDTNHTQERMLELLSIGHNRFMVGDIKQSIYRFRQADPQIFNEKFKTYQEDSRQGKLIVLKENFRSHVEVLEATNDVFKRLMDEEVGEIDYNETHYLVAGNPAKKAPNPQYQTEFLIYDGTLETDNEENDKDVSSVSAGEVALVIKEIIRLHNEENVPFEDMTLLTASRTRNDVILSEFAKYGIPVVSDGGEDNYLQSVEVMVMLDTLRTINNPLNDYALVALLKSPMFTFTEDELARLALQKKVTEATYVTHQENLYEKLKNSLSGNGQHPELITLPLLKKIQQFQEILQDWRKFAKTNSLYDLLWKIYQDRFYYDYVGALPNGAGRQANLYALTLRANDYEKMSFKGLSRFIGMIDKILETQNDLASVVIAAPKHAVRLMTVHKSKGLEFKYVFLLNMDKVFNRKDSSSALIISRQNGVGIKYVADVVVDAADELAPNHVRLSIDTLPYVQNEREIHLASISEQMRLLYVAMTRAERKLYLVGKGRQESLEKKTFPAPENGRLAASIRQTMTSFQDWIWALQTVFEKDDLAFSTQFVTDSDLTSEKIGQLKLKERIVEENLAHNRQSEDIRRALDILENVDRLNTQYRAAIHLPSVRTPSQIKKFYEPIMDTDGVEIMEKKTPDFIGKTSFELPDFAKKAPVTGAQIGSAVHELMQRIPLNQLPTIAILKETLAQVQAEETVKKKIDLQKIASFFETELGQLLLKQADKVYREAPFAMLKQDQASGQDFVVRGILDGYLLLADRIILFDYKTDQYTNPSELVERYQAQLSLYAEALRRSYGIEKIEKYLVLLSGVQLQVVKVD comes from the coding sequence ATGAGACAGATTCCATTTTTGAGTCAGGAAGAAATCTATACTTTGCAGGACCAAGAAGCCCAGTCTAACAAAGCTCAAAAACGTACACCAGAGCAAATCGAAGCCATTTACTCCTCTGGTCAAAATATCCTTGTGTCTGCTTCTGCAGGATCAGGAAAAACCTTTGTTATGGTGCAACGGATTATTGACCAAATTCTGCGAGGAGTTCGCATTGACCATCTCTTCATTTCGACCTTTACCGTTAAAGCCGCAAGTGAGCTAAAAGAGCGCTTGGAGAAAGAGTTATCCAAGGCTTTGAAGGCAACAGGCGATGAGGAACTCAAACAGCATTTGTCACAGCAATTAGCTGATATTCCCAATGCTGACATTGGTACCATGGATTCTTTCACCCAAAAGGTCCTCAATAAATATGGTTATCTCCTAGAATTGGCGCCGAATTTTCGCATTTTGCAAAATGCGAGTGAGCAGTTATTGCTACAAAACGAAGTTTTTGAGCAAGTTTTTGAAGAATTCTATCAATCTGATCAGGCTGCTTTATTTAAAAAATTAGTCAAAAACTTTACCGGTCAAAGAAAAGATTTGCTTGGTTTTCGAGAGCAGATTTATAAGATTTATGCTTTTTTGCAATCCACTAGTAGTCCAATAGCATGGTTGGAAAAAGATTTTTTGAAAGGCTATGAACGTGCAGATTTCCAAGAAGAAAAAGCGCAACTTTTGGCACAAACAAAAGAAGTCCTTTTTGACCTAGAAGAATTTTTCCATTATCATTTGGCGAATGAAGCCAAGGAATTTCCCAAAGCAAAATACCTTGAGAATGTGCAGAGCGTGCTTGATTGTCTGGTAAGCTTACAAGAGCAGTCCTCTGAGGAAGCTTATCTCACAGCACTTGATAGAATTGTAGAGATTTCACGTGCAAGCAATGGGAAAGCTTTGACAAACAGCGGACGCAAAGAAGAATTAAAAGAAATTATCAGCGCTTATAATGAAAAACGTAAGGAAAAAATTCAAGTTTTACGTGATTTAGCGGATCAATTTTATCGCTTTGAATTTCAAGTGACCTATCATGAGGAAGCCAAGGAAATCTTGCTTGTCTTGCAGCAATTTATGAAATCGTTTGTGACAAGCTATCTACAACGGAAAAAAGAAGAAAATGCGTTTGAATTTGCAGATATCAATCATTTTGCCATTCAGATTTTAGAAGAATTTCCTGATGTGCGCCACTTTTATCGGACAAAATACCATGAAGTCATGGTGGATGAGTATCAAGATACCAACCACACGCAGGAGCGTATGCTGGAGCTGTTATCAATTGGGCATAATCGCTTTATGGTGGGGGATATTAAGCAGTCTATTTATCGTTTTCGTCAGGCTGATCCGCAGATTTTTAATGAGAAATTTAAAACTTATCAAGAGGATAGCCGGCAAGGGAAATTGATTGTTTTGAAAGAGAATTTCCGCAGTCATGTGGAAGTCTTGGAAGCCACGAATGACGTTTTCAAACGCCTCATGGATGAGGAAGTGGGAGAAATTGATTATAATGAAACGCATTATCTGGTAGCTGGAAATCCTGCTAAAAAAGCACCAAATCCACAATATCAGACGGAATTTCTCATTTATGACGGAACGCTTGAGACGGATAATGAGGAGAATGACAAGGATGTTTCTTCTGTTTCTGCAGGAGAAGTAGCGCTGGTCATTAAGGAAATTATCCGTCTGCACAATGAGGAAAATGTCCCATTTGAAGATATGACATTGCTAACGGCTTCGCGGACGCGCAACGATGTGATTTTATCTGAGTTTGCCAAATACGGTATCCCAGTCGTTTCCGACGGTGGCGAGGATAATTATTTGCAATCTGTAGAAGTTATGGTGATGTTGGATACCCTGCGTACGATTAACAATCCGCTCAATGATTACGCTTTAGTGGCGCTCTTAAAGTCACCGATGTTCACCTTTACTGAGGATGAATTGGCTCGTTTGGCCTTGCAAAAAAAGGTGACAGAAGCTACTTATGTTACTCATCAGGAAAATCTCTATGAGAAATTGAAAAATTCTCTGAGTGGGAACGGTCAACATCCCGAACTCATCACACTTCCTCTTTTAAAGAAAATCCAGCAGTTTCAAGAAATACTGCAGGATTGGCGAAAGTTTGCAAAAACCAATTCGCTCTATGATTTGCTTTGGAAAATCTATCAAGACCGCTTTTATTATGACTATGTAGGAGCCCTACCAAATGGAGCAGGGCGTCAAGCGAATCTCTACGCTCTTACTTTGCGAGCAAATGACTACGAAAAGATGAGTTTTAAGGGCTTGTCGCGTTTTATTGGGATGATTGATAAGATCTTAGAAACTCAAAATGATTTGGCGAGTGTCGTCATTGCGGCTCCGAAGCATGCAGTCCGCTTGATGACAGTTCATAAGAGCAAAGGTTTGGAATTTAAATATGTCTTTTTGCTTAATATGGATAAAGTCTTCAATCGTAAGGATAGTAGTTCTGCTTTGATTATCAGTCGTCAAAATGGCGTCGGCATCAAGTATGTCGCGGACGTAGTGGTAGACGCTGCTGATGAGTTAGCGCCTAATCATGTTCGCTTGTCTATTGATACTCTTCCTTATGTGCAAAATGAGCGTGAGATTCATTTGGCAAGTATTTCTGAGCAAATGCGTCTGCTCTATGTTGCTATGACGCGGGCAGAAAGAAAGCTGTATCTGGTTGGCAAAGGTCGTCAAGAAAGCCTAGAGAAAAAGACCTTCCCTGCTCCTGAAAATGGTCGTTTAGCAGCCTCCATTAGGCAAACTATGACAAGTTTTCAAGACTGGATTTGGGCTTTACAGACAGTCTTTGAGAAAGACGATTTAGCTTTTTCAACACAATTTGTGACGGATAGCGATTTAACAAGTGAGAAAATAGGTCAGTTAAAGCTGAAGGAACGGATTGTCGAGGAGAACTTAGCGCACAATCGCCAGTCTGAGGATATTCGCAGGGCTTTGGATATTTTGGAAAATGTGGACAGGCTAAATACTCAGTATCGAGCAGCCATCCATTTGCCAAGTGTTCGGACACCGAGCCAAATCAAGAAATTTTATGAACCGATCATGGATACAGACGGTGTTGAGATTATGGAGAAAAAAACTCCAGATTTTATTGGAAAAACTTCTTTTGAACTACCTGACTTTGCTAAAAAAGCCCCTGTTACAGGAGCGCAAATCGGTAGTGCTGTCCATGAACTGATGCAGCGTATTCCTTTAAATCAACTGCCTACAATAGCTATTTTAAAGGAAACATTAGCTCAGGTTCAGGCAGAAGAAACTGTCAAAAAGAAGATTGATTTGCAAAAGATAGCTAGTTTCTTTGAGACAGAGCTTGGTCAACTACTCTTAAAGCAGGCAGATAAAGTTTATCGTGAAGCTCCTTTTGCTATGTTAAAGCAAGATCAAGCGAGCGGACAAGATTTTGTTGTCCGTGGAATTTTAGACGGTTATCTCCTACTGGCTGATCGTATCATTCTCTTTGATTATAAGACAGATCAATATACAAATCCAAGTGAATTAGTGGAGCGCTACCAAGCGCAATTATCACTTTACGCTGAAGCTCTTCGTCGTTCGTATGGTATTGAAAAAATAGAAAAATATCTAGTGCTGTTGAGCGGAGTTCAACTTCAAGTAGTAAAAGTAGACTAG